The following proteins are co-located in the Triticum aestivum cultivar Chinese Spring chromosome 1A, IWGSC CS RefSeq v2.1, whole genome shotgun sequence genome:
- the LOC123154013 gene encoding uncharacterized protein, which produces MATKGYQAPAPAMAAAGGGAGSGGDGGDGNRAPKGSKPRRGQVKEKIIKDVVAAVANMAAGLVRADKNGTGTGGLPAAGDAGAK; this is translated from the coding sequence ATGGCCACCAAGGGCTACCAGGCTCCAGCTCCGGCGATGGCCGCGGCGGGAGGGGGCGCCGGttccggcggcgacggcggcgacggcaacAGGGCGCCGAAGGGGAGCAAGCCGCGGCGTGGACAGGTCAAGGAGAAGATCATCAAGGACGTGGTCGCCGCGGTCGCCAACATGGCCGCGGGGCTCGTCCGCGCCGACAAGAACGGCACCGGCACCGGCGGTCTCCCGGCCGCCGGCGACGCCGGTGCCAAGTGA